A genomic segment from Hippoglossus stenolepis isolate QCI-W04-F060 chromosome 3, HSTE1.2, whole genome shotgun sequence encodes:
- the wu:fb55g09 gene encoding coiled-coil domain-containing glutamate-rich protein 1 yields MLSEMMCRRSCQQQQQQQDAKEAPQRDAANRSQRGWSKSCRGRLQGRRTGGGGWSRGRNHPHPQRHHHHPRHLQTALMSLRPVNVKGNRVRGMRAPKNTNQFLMHEKYQMLHLRSDSVGSDSASSSDSDTELTDMDSYLGILENARGALLDSPKPRGSTTTPPGQFLVLHEDSLRLQEEDNLRLQEDSMQYFPSEDDLKQSQNFMQRDFVEFCDILTS; encoded by the coding sequence ATGCTCTCAGAGATGATGTGCAGGAGGagctgccagcagcagcagcagcagcaggatgcaAAGGAGGCTCCACAGAGGGACGCTGCCAACCGCAGCCAGCGTGGCTGGTCCAAGAGCTGCAGGGGGCGCCTGCAGGGGCGGAGGACAGGGGGGGGAGGGTGGTCGAGGGGGCGCAATCACCCCCACCCTCaacgtcatcatcatcatccccgACACCTCCAGACGGCGTTGATGTCGCTCCGGCCCGTCAACGTTAAGGGGAACAGAGTGAGGGGGATGCGGGCCCCCAAGAACACCAACCAGTTTCTCATGCACGAGAAATACCAGATGCTGCACCTGCGCTCCGACTCAGTGGGGAGCGACAGCGCCAGCAGCTCCGACAGCGACACGGAGCTGACGGACATGGACTCATACCTGGGCATCCTGGAGAATGCCAGAGGAGCCCTCCTGGACAGTCCCAAACCACGCGGCTCGACGACGACACCACCAGGTCAGTTCCTGGTACTGCACGAAGACAGCCTGCGTCTGCAGGAAGAGGACAATCTGCGTCTGCAGGAGGACAGCATGCAGTATTTCCCCTCAGAGGACGACCTCAAGCAGAGCCAGAACTTCATGCAGAGGGACTTTGTTGAGTTCTGTGACATCCTGACATCCTGA